The genomic region CTGGGCCGTGTGGTGAACACGCTGGGTCAGCCCATCGACGGCCTGGGACCTGTTCAGGGTCAAACCTACGCCATGCCGCTGGAGCGCAAAGCACCGGGCGTTATTTTCCGCCAGCCGGTAACCGAGCCGCTGCAGACGGGTATCAAGGCCATCGACGCCATGATCCCCATCGGCCGGGGCCAGCGGGAACTGATCATTGGTGACCGTCAGACGGGTAAAACCGCCGTGGCGATTGACACCATCATCAACCAGAAGGAATTCTACGACAAAGGCCAGCCGGTTTACTGTATCTACGTAGCCTGCGGACAGAAAGCTTCGACCATCAAGCAGGTGGAAGCAACGCTGCGCCGCGCTGGTGCGATGGATTACACGGTAATCGTAGCCGCCGGTGCCTCCGACCCCTCGCCGATGCAGTTCTTCGCACCCTTTACGGGCGCAGCCATCGGGGAGTACTTCCGCGACACGGGCCGTCCGGCGCTGGTCGTATACGATGACCTTTCGAAGCAGGCCGTAGCCTACCGCGAAGTATCGCTGCTGCTGCGCCGCCCGCCGGGCCGTGAGGCTTACCCGGGTGACGTATTCTACCTGCACAGCCGGTTGCTCGAACGGGCCGCCAAAGTGATTAACAACGACGCCATCGCCGCGCAGATGAACGACCTGCCGGACAGCCTGAAGCCCATCGTGAAGGGCGGCGGCTCGCTGACGGCTCTGCCGATTATCGAAACGCAGGCCGGCGACGTATCGGCTTATATCCCGACGAACGTGATTTCGATCACCGACGGTCAGATCTTCCTGGAGTCGAACCTGTTCAACTCCGGTATCCGTCCGGCCATCAACGTGGGTATCTCGGTATCCCGCGTGGGTGGTAACGCCCAGATCAAGTCGATGAAGAAAGTAGCCGGTACGCTGAAACTCGACCAGGCCCAGTTCCGCGAACTGGAAGCCTTCGCCAAGTTCGGCTCCGACCTTGACGCGACGACGAAGCTGACCATCGAACGGGGCCGCCGCAACCAGGAAATTCTGAAGCAGGCCCAGTACTCGCCGGTACCGGTCGAACAGCAAGTGGCTATCATCATCGCTTCGACGCAGGGCTTCCTCGATAAAGTGGCCGTCAACAAGGTAAAGCAGTTCGAAAACGAATTCGCAACCATCCTCGAGACGCAGCACCGCGACACGCTGGACCAACTCCGCGCCGGTAAGTACGACGACAACCTCGTTGGCGTCATCCGTAAAGTGGCTACCGATCTGGCCGGCCGTTACGCTTAATACAGTTTAGAGTTTTTTGTTTTCTGTTTTCCGTTGCTTCACCGAATGCCAACGGAAAACAGAAATCAGAAAACGCACAACTCTGAAAGATATGCCCAGTCTAAAAGAAGTACGCAGCCGGATTACATCCGTCAACTCGACGCAG from Tellurirhabdus rosea harbors:
- the atpA gene encoding F0F1 ATP synthase subunit alpha, producing MVSVRPDEVSAILREQLSNARTEAELEEVGTVLQIGDGVARIYGLSKVQAGELLVFENGLQGLALNLEEDNVGAVLLGDYSDIKEGATVKRTNQIAYVNVGEGILGRVVNTLGQPIDGLGPVQGQTYAMPLERKAPGVIFRQPVTEPLQTGIKAIDAMIPIGRGQRELIIGDRQTGKTAVAIDTIINQKEFYDKGQPVYCIYVACGQKASTIKQVEATLRRAGAMDYTVIVAAGASDPSPMQFFAPFTGAAIGEYFRDTGRPALVVYDDLSKQAVAYREVSLLLRRPPGREAYPGDVFYLHSRLLERAAKVINNDAIAAQMNDLPDSLKPIVKGGGSLTALPIIETQAGDVSAYIPTNVISITDGQIFLESNLFNSGIRPAINVGISVSRVGGNAQIKSMKKVAGTLKLDQAQFRELEAFAKFGSDLDATTKLTIERGRRNQEILKQAQYSPVPVEQQVAIIIASTQGFLDKVAVNKVKQFENEFATILETQHRDTLDQLRAGKYDDNLVGVIRKVATDLAGRYA